In Populus nigra chromosome 1, ddPopNigr1.1, whole genome shotgun sequence, one genomic interval encodes:
- the LOC133701948 gene encoding terpene synthase 10-like, protein MALYQLALFPISTVTKLTFSSRTSLGLSRNGCFPSQVRCMVATETCVQSTARRSGNYPTPFWDHKFLQSLTSEYVGEPYTGQANKLKETVRDMLEKPLDAVYQLELIDNLQRLGVAYHFELEIKSILESRWTDYKKDNREMKEDLYATSVEFRLLRQHGYNVPQDVFNSFKDEQGNFKNCLRDDVKGMLNLYEASYYLVNGESILEEARDFSEKHLKEYSKEQNEDHYLSLLVNHSLELPLHWTMQRMEARWFIDAYGRKRDLNPILLEFAGLDFNMVQAKYQEDIRHASRWWTSMDLGNKLFYTRDRLMENTLWAVGEVFDPQFGYYRKMATRITALITALDDAYDVYGTLEELEVFTDVIESWDINALDQLPYYMKISFFALFQSINEIGYNILKEQGINVVPSLKKLWGDLCRAFLKEAKWYYAGYTPTLQEYLDNAWLSVSGQVILGHAFFLVTNQLTEEAVRCCMEYPHLIRHSSTIVRLADDLGTSSDEIARGDNPKSIQCYMHETGATEQEAREHVRYLIYETWKKLNVEILKPYPFSKKFMGIPMDLARTAQCFYEDGDAYGIQDQETHGRLASLIVKPIPLQDI, encoded by the exons ATGGCTCTGTACCAACTTGCTCTATTCCCTATCAGTACTGTCACCAAACTGACATTTTCAAGTCGCACCTCATTAGGATTATCAAGAAATGGCTGTTTCCCTAGCCAAGTTCGGTGCATGGTAGCGACCGAAACTTGTGTTCAAAGCACTGCCAGGCGCTCTGGAAATTATCCCACTCCCTTCTGGGATCATAAGTTTCTTCAGTCACTGACAAGTGAATATGtg GGAGAGCCATACACAGGACAAGCTAACAAGCTGAAGGAAACTGTGAGGGACATGCTTGAGAAACCATTGGATGCTGTATATCAACTGGAGCTAATTGACAACCTCCAAAGACTTGGAGTGGCTTATCATTTCGAGCTTGAGATAAAGAGCATTCTGGAAAGCAGGTGGACTGATTATAAAAAAGACAACAGAGAGATGAAAGAGGACTTGTATGCTACTTCTGTTGAATTTAGACTGCTAAGGCAGCATGGATATAATGTGCCTCAAG ATGTTTTCAATAGCTTCAAGGATGAGCAAGGAAACTTCAAGAATTGTCTTCGCGATGATGTCAAAGGGATGCTAAATCTATATGAAGCCTCTTATTATCTAGTAAATGGTGAGAGTATCTTAGAAGAAGCGAGagatttttctgaaaaacatCTCAAGGAATATAGCAAGGAACAGAATGAAGATCATTATCTTTCACTGTTGGTGAATCATTCATTAGAACTTCCACTGCATTGGACGATGCAAAGGATGGAAGCAAGATGGTTCATAGATGCATATGGAAGAAAAAGGGACTTGAACCCCATCCTTCTAGAGTTTGCTGGATTGGATTTCAACATGGTTCAAGCAAAATACCAGGAAGACATAAGACATGCATCAAG GTGGTGGACTAGTATGGATCTAGGAAACAAGTTGTTCTACACCAGGGACAGATTGATGGAGAACACTTTGTGGGCGGTAGGAGAGGTATTTGATCCTCAGTTTGGATATTATCGAAAAATGGCGACCAGGATTACTGCTCTCATAACAGCATTAGATGATGCTTACGATGTGTATGGCACCCTCGAAGAACTTGAGGTCTTCACAGATGTTATTGAGAG CTGGGATATCAATGCATTGGACCAACTGCCATACTACATGAAGATATCTTTCTTTGCTCTCTTCCAGTCCATCAATGAAATCGGTTACAATATTCTTAAAGAACAAGGAATAAATGTTGTTCCTTCCCTGAAGAAATTg TGGGGAGATTTATGTCGAGCATTTCTTAAAGAGGCAAAGTGGTACTACGCTGGATACACACCAACTCTACAAGAATACCTTGATAATGCTTGGTTGTCAGTATCCGGACAAGTCATACTAGGGCATGCTTTCTTCTTGGTTACAAATCAATTGACAGAGGAGGCTGTAAGATGTTGCATGGAATATCCTCACTTAATTCGTCACTCGTCAACGATTGTACGACTCGCAGATGATCTAGGAACATCTTcg GATGAGATTGCTAGAGGTGATAATCCAAAATCAATTCAGTGTTACATGCATGAAACTGGAGCGACTGAACAAGAAGCTCGTGAGCATGTACGATATTTGATATACGAGACGTGGAAAAAGCTAAATGTAGAGATATTGAAGCCATATCccttttctaaaaaattcatggGAATTCCAATGGATCTTGCAAGGACTGCTCAGTGTTTTTATGAAGATGGAGATGCGTATGGAATTCAAGATCAGGAGACTCATGGTCGCCTGGCGTCATTGATTGTTAAGCCCATTCCTCTCCAAGATATATAG